One segment of Rhodanobacter thiooxydans DNA contains the following:
- the lysA gene encoding diaminopimelate decarboxylase, whose translation MSTQTTNRPTVQETAREADGAPGMFDGVDLRQLAERIATPFHAYSASAIHRRIGELQAALAGLDATICFAAKANPNLAILQLMANAGVGADIVSVGELRRALNAGIPAERIVFSGVGKSADEIAGALNVGILRFNVESLDELHTLQRVAKAQDVTARAAVRINPDVDAQTHAKISTGRSENKFGVSIDEARRWFADRKQLSHVQLDGLHVHIGSQILSVEPFRLALQRVAAFWRELEQAGHPVNSIDVGGGLGVCYRAGVDQPVAAADYVGVIREALADYRGKLLLEPGRYLVAEAGVLLTRVIRVKPGIERSFLVLDAAMNDLQRPSLYDAWHDIVPVADEPRPTTTYDIVGPVCETGDTFARARKLPECAAGDLLLIKATGAYGTSMASTYNSRPLAAEVLLQRGRYAVVRRRQHFEEMIAGEQPARNWETP comes from the coding sequence ATGTCCACGCAGACGACGAACCGCCCGACCGTGCAGGAAACCGCCCGGGAAGCGGACGGTGCCCCTGGCATGTTCGACGGCGTCGACCTGCGGCAACTGGCCGAACGCATCGCCACCCCCTTTCATGCCTACTCCGCCAGCGCGATCCATCGGCGCATCGGCGAACTCCAGGCCGCGCTGGCTGGCCTCGACGCCACCATCTGCTTCGCGGCGAAGGCCAATCCCAACCTCGCCATCCTGCAGTTGATGGCAAACGCCGGCGTCGGCGCCGACATCGTCTCGGTGGGCGAGCTGCGCCGCGCACTCAACGCCGGCATCCCGGCCGAACGCATCGTGTTCTCCGGCGTCGGCAAGAGCGCCGACGAGATCGCCGGCGCGCTCAACGTCGGCATCCTGCGCTTCAACGTCGAATCGCTGGACGAGCTGCATACCCTGCAGCGCGTCGCCAAGGCGCAGGATGTGACGGCACGCGCCGCGGTACGCATCAACCCCGACGTGGACGCGCAGACCCACGCGAAGATTTCCACCGGCAGGTCGGAGAACAAGTTCGGCGTCAGCATCGACGAGGCACGCCGCTGGTTCGCCGATCGCAAGCAGCTTAGCCACGTGCAACTCGACGGCCTGCACGTGCACATCGGTTCGCAGATCCTCAGCGTCGAACCGTTTCGGCTCGCGCTGCAGCGGGTCGCCGCGTTCTGGCGCGAACTCGAACAGGCCGGCCATCCGGTCAACAGCATCGACGTCGGCGGCGGACTGGGCGTCTGCTATCGCGCCGGCGTGGACCAGCCGGTGGCCGCGGCCGATTACGTGGGCGTGATCCGCGAAGCGTTGGCCGACTACCGCGGCAAGCTGCTGCTGGAACCGGGCCGCTACCTGGTCGCCGAGGCGGGCGTGCTGCTGACCCGGGTGATCCGCGTCAAGCCCGGCATCGAGCGCAGCTTCCTGGTGCTGGACGCGGCGATGAACGACCTGCAGCGGCCCAGCCTGTACGACGCCTGGCACGACATCGTGCCGGTAGCGGACGAGCCGCGCCCGACGACCACCTACGACATCGTCGGCCCGGTCTGCGAGACCGGCGACACCTTCGCCCGCGCCCGCAAACTGCCCGAGTGCGCGGCCGGCGACCTGTTGCTGATCAAGGCCACCGGCGCGTACGGTACGTCGATGGCCTCCACCTACAACTCGCGACCGCTGGCCGCCGAGGTACTGTTGCAGCGGGGCCGTTATGCCGTGGTGCGCCGCCGCCAGCACTTCGAGGAAATGATCGCCGGCGAACAGCCGGCCCGGAACTGGGAAACGCCATGA
- a CDS encoding M15 family metallopeptidase produces the protein MRRPLAAIALLGAIGWSAASLADQPPTLSPAKTAAAANLVDIRTLVPDIAEDIRYAGSDNFVGTPVDGYLAPKCLLLRPVAEALARVERELRARQLRLKIWDCYRPARAVAHFVRWAHDLADQRTKPQHYPTLDKSKLLGDYIAPVSGHSRGATIDLTLERCAADGTRCEPLDMGTDFDFFDVRAHTDAPDVTAQQHANRLLLRDAMQREGFRNYPMEWWHYTLVPEPTPHTLYDVPVQ, from the coding sequence ATGCGCCGCCCGCTCGCCGCCATCGCACTGCTCGGGGCCATCGGCTGGTCCGCCGCCAGCCTGGCGGACCAGCCGCCGACGCTGTCGCCGGCGAAGACCGCCGCCGCGGCGAACCTGGTCGATATCCGCACGCTGGTGCCGGACATCGCCGAGGACATCAGGTACGCCGGCAGCGACAACTTCGTGGGTACGCCGGTGGACGGCTACCTGGCGCCGAAGTGCCTGCTGCTGCGTCCGGTCGCCGAAGCGCTGGCGCGGGTCGAGCGCGAACTGCGCGCGCGGCAGCTGCGCCTGAAGATCTGGGACTGCTATCGCCCCGCCCGCGCGGTGGCGCACTTCGTGCGCTGGGCGCACGACCTGGCCGACCAGCGCACCAAGCCGCAGCACTACCCCACGCTGGACAAGTCGAAATTGCTCGGCGATTACATCGCACCCGTCTCCGGCCACAGCCGCGGCGCCACCATCGACCTCACGCTGGAACGCTGCGCCGCCGACGGCACGCGCTGCGAGCCGCTGGACATGGGCACCGACTTCGACTTCTTCGACGTGCGCGCGCACACCGACGCCCCCGACGTCACCGCGCAGCAACACGCGAACCGCCTGCTGTTGCGCGATGCGATGCAGCGCGAGGGCTTCCGCAACTATCCGATGGAATGGTGGCATTACACGCTGGTGCCGGAGCCGACGCCGCACACGCTCTACGACGTGCCGGTGCAATGA
- a CDS encoding dipeptidase, producing MNTTARLAILAALGFAAVLPAQAQQDPPVTIDTHIDIPFNYMGEPRFDVGHDTRLLVDLGKMERGGLNAAFFVVWVPQHQLDAAGYAKAVQQASQKYDGIGRMLMMYPDRIRLATTPEQLMANRKAGLLSATIEIENAYSLGHDLHRLDAAFDRGARSVGLVHVGNNDLCTSSLPDTEHGEPAMNSAGDTGMSDFGRAAVKRANQLGMLVDISHASDRCVRDALKVSATPLIASHSGARAVLDHPRNVPDDLLRAIAAKGGVIQAVAYKEFLKHDPGREAAEKKLQEAVAKQAGEKAYDSDNDDYRPEMEAGMAEIQKKYPLATLDDYVKQIRHMVKVAGIDHVGIASDFDGGGGITGWKDASETRNVTAALRKAGFSDTDIAKLWGGNLLRVWGEVERHAQH from the coding sequence ATGAACACGACTGCCCGCCTCGCCATCCTCGCCGCCCTGGGCTTCGCCGCTGTGTTGCCCGCGCAGGCGCAGCAGGATCCGCCGGTCACCATCGACACCCACATCGACATCCCGTTCAACTACATGGGCGAGCCACGCTTCGACGTGGGGCATGACACCCGCCTGCTGGTCGACCTGGGCAAGATGGAGCGCGGCGGCCTGAACGCGGCGTTCTTCGTGGTCTGGGTGCCGCAGCACCAGCTCGACGCCGCCGGTTATGCCAAGGCGGTGCAACAGGCCAGCCAGAAATACGACGGCATCGGCCGCATGCTGATGATGTATCCCGACCGCATCCGCCTGGCCACCACACCCGAACAACTGATGGCCAACCGCAAGGCGGGCCTGCTCTCGGCCACCATCGAGATCGAGAACGCCTACTCGCTCGGCCACGACCTGCACCGCCTCGACGCCGCGTTCGACCGCGGCGCGCGTTCGGTCGGCCTGGTCCACGTCGGCAACAACGACCTGTGCACCAGCTCGCTGCCGGATACCGAACACGGCGAGCCGGCGATGAACAGCGCCGGCGACACCGGCATGAGCGACTTCGGCCGCGCCGCGGTCAAGCGCGCCAACCAGCTCGGCATGCTGGTCGACATCTCGCACGCCTCGGATCGCTGCGTGCGCGACGCACTCAAGGTGTCCGCCACGCCGCTCATCGCCTCGCACTCCGGCGCGCGCGCCGTACTCGACCACCCGCGCAACGTGCCCGACGACCTGCTGCGCGCGATCGCCGCCAAGGGCGGCGTGATCCAGGCGGTGGCGTACAAGGAATTCCTGAAGCACGACCCCGGCCGCGAGGCCGCCGAGAAAAAATTGCAGGAGGCCGTGGCGAAACAGGCCGGCGAGAAGGCATACGACAGCGACAATGACGACTACCGGCCCGAGATGGAAGCGGGCATGGCCGAGATCCAGAAAAAGTATCCGCTGGCCACCCTGGACGACTACGTGAAGCAGATCCGGCACATGGTGAAAGTCGCCGGCATCGACCACGTCGGCATCGCCTCCGACTTCGACGGCGGCGGCGGCATCACCGGCTGGAAGGACGCCAGCGAAACCCGCAACGTCACCGCCGCGCTGCGCAAGGCTGGCTTCAGCGACACCGATATCGCCAAGCTGTGGGGCGGCAATCTGCTGCGCGTATGGGGCGAGGTCGAGCGCCATGCGCAGCATTGA
- a CDS encoding serine hydrolase domain-containing protein — MRKLLAGLALTLLLGGCASDTRPVDPIDALMQRYAGDVPGASLLVLKDGKPIIRRSYGLANLEKEDKATPASNYRLASVSKQFTAAAILLLAENGRLNLDDPVRRWLPSLPETTATVTLRQLLTHTGGLVDYEDLIPPGTTAQVSDNDVLRLLSATSKTYFAPGTTYRYSNSGYVLLGLVVERASGISLPLYLQQRIFRPLHMDHTLLYERGGPDVADRAYGYSEENGRWTRTDQSVTSATRGDGGIYSSIDDLAKWDAALYDNRLLSDASRKLAFSPRVKVTGEPYEASYGYGWRITGDTVWHSGESIGFRNAIVRWPQQHLTVILLSNRNEPEPYRTALAIAQPYLQRAR, encoded by the coding sequence ATGCGAAAACTGCTCGCCGGTCTTGCGCTGACCTTGCTGCTCGGCGGCTGTGCCAGCGACACCCGGCCGGTCGACCCGATCGACGCGCTGATGCAGCGCTACGCCGGCGACGTCCCCGGGGCCTCGCTGCTGGTGCTCAAGGACGGCAAGCCGATCATCCGCCGCAGCTACGGCCTGGCCAATCTCGAAAAAGAAGACAAGGCCACGCCGGCCAGCAACTATCGGCTCGCCTCGGTGAGCAAGCAGTTCACCGCTGCGGCGATCCTGCTGCTGGCCGAGAACGGCCGGCTCAACCTCGACGATCCGGTGCGCCGCTGGCTGCCTTCGCTGCCGGAAACGACGGCCACGGTCACCCTGCGCCAGCTGCTCACGCACACCGGCGGCCTGGTCGACTACGAAGACCTGATCCCGCCCGGCACCACCGCGCAGGTCAGCGACAACGACGTGCTGCGCCTGCTGTCCGCCACCTCGAAAACCTACTTCGCGCCGGGCACCACGTACCGCTACAGCAACTCGGGCTACGTGCTGCTCGGCCTGGTGGTGGAGCGCGCTTCCGGCATCAGCCTGCCGCTGTACCTGCAGCAGCGCATCTTCCGGCCGCTGCACATGGACCACACGCTGCTGTATGAGCGCGGCGGCCCCGACGTGGCTGATCGCGCCTACGGCTACAGCGAGGAGAACGGCCGCTGGACGCGCACCGACCAGAGCGTCACCAGCGCGACCCGCGGCGACGGCGGCATCTATTCCTCGATCGACGACCTGGCGAAGTGGGACGCCGCGCTGTACGACAACCGGCTGCTCAGCGACGCTTCGCGCAAGCTCGCCTTCAGCCCGCGCGTGAAGGTCACCGGCGAGCCGTACGAGGCCAGCTACGGCTACGGCTGGCGCATCACCGGCGACACCGTGTGGCATTCGGGCGAGAGCATCGGCTTCCGCAACGCGATCGTGCGCTGGCCGCAGCAGCACCTCACCGTGATCCTGCTCAGCAACCGCAACGAGCCGGAACCGTACCGCACCGCGCTGGCGATCGCCCAACCCTACCTGCAGCGAGCCCGATGA
- a CDS encoding serine hydrolase gives MIENGQVVYTRTVGETVAGSGQKITPRTLFKIASNSKAMTTALLGRLVDQGKLRWDDPVTEYLPQFRMNDPWVTANMRVADLLTHSSGLPEGGGDLMLWPEPNTFTRADIIHGLAFIKPGYSFRSQYQYDNLLYVVAGEVAAAAGGASYETLMRREVFAPLGLDRCQVGAWNRDTVGDVATPHRRDAGRNVAIPEDAAIPAITSAAAGGIRCDLTDMLSWARNWLVPTHAQLQWLSPVQRDVLQAPHMLIPVSAQRRAWDHTHVMAYGYGWRMADVDGQWSVWHTGTLNGMYSMLALLPDRRSGFVFMINGDAGDARTVLGEVLMKHFTAPGDHRGVDWYADALEQRAKQKPAAASAIDTSRQQPASAAELARWSGQYRDPWFGDVMLCPRDGTMHFAAAKSPTLAGTVMRLGDRYLVHWDDSADLDAWLDFQAASGGRPIGLRMAKLDPLGDFSSDYEDLDFQRVGGCR, from the coding sequence GTGATCGAAAACGGTCAGGTCGTCTACACCCGCACCGTCGGCGAAACCGTCGCCGGCTCAGGTCAGAAGATCACTCCGCGCACCCTGTTCAAGATCGCCTCCAACAGCAAGGCGATGACCACCGCCCTGCTCGGCCGCCTCGTCGACCAGGGCAAGCTGCGCTGGGATGACCCGGTGACGGAGTACCTGCCGCAGTTCCGCATGAACGACCCGTGGGTCACCGCGAACATGCGCGTGGCCGACCTGCTCACTCACTCCAGCGGCCTGCCCGAGGGCGGCGGCGACCTGATGTTGTGGCCGGAGCCGAACACGTTCACCCGCGCCGACATCATCCACGGCCTGGCCTTCATCAAGCCCGGCTACAGCTTCCGCTCGCAGTACCAGTACGACAACCTGCTCTACGTGGTCGCCGGCGAAGTGGCCGCCGCTGCGGGCGGCGCGTCCTACGAAACGCTGATGCGGCGCGAGGTGTTCGCTCCGCTGGGGCTGGACCGCTGCCAGGTCGGTGCGTGGAACCGCGACACGGTCGGCGACGTCGCCACGCCGCATCGCCGCGACGCCGGTCGCAACGTGGCGATACCAGAGGACGCGGCGATCCCCGCGATCACCTCCGCAGCCGCCGGTGGCATCCGCTGCGATCTCACCGACATGCTGAGCTGGGCGCGCAACTGGCTGGTGCCCACGCACGCGCAGCTGCAGTGGCTGTCGCCGGTGCAGCGCGACGTGCTGCAGGCGCCGCACATGCTGATCCCTGTCTCCGCGCAACGCCGCGCTTGGGACCACACCCACGTGATGGCCTACGGCTACGGCTGGCGCATGGCCGACGTCGACGGCCAGTGGAGCGTGTGGCACACCGGCACGTTGAACGGCATGTACTCGATGCTGGCCCTGCTGCCGGATCGCCGCAGCGGCTTCGTGTTCATGATCAACGGCGACGCCGGCGACGCGCGCACCGTGCTCGGCGAGGTTCTGATGAAACACTTCACCGCCCCGGGCGACCATCGCGGCGTGGACTGGTATGCCGACGCGCTGGAGCAGCGGGCGAAACAGAAGCCCGCGGCAGCGTCCGCCATTGACACTTCGCGCCAGCAGCCGGCCAGCGCCGCCGAACTGGCACGCTGGAGCGGGCAGTATCGCGACCCGTGGTTCGGCGACGTCATGCTGTGCCCGCGCGATGGAACGATGCATTTCGCCGCCGCTAAGTCGCCGACGCTGGCCGGCACCGTGATGCGCTTGGGCGATCGCTACCTGGTGCACTGGGACGATTCGGCCGACCTCGACGCGTGGCTGGATTTCCAGGCGGCCTCCGGCGGCCGGCCGATCGGCCTGCGCATGGCCAAGCTCGATCCGCTGGGCGACTTCAGCTCCGATTACGAGGATCTCGATTTCCAGCGCGTCGGAGGTTGCCGCTGA
- a CDS encoding TonB-dependent receptor produces MSNTRTLRRTVLGTALGLALAAFGGPQAYAANNDGSVAGRTQAGATVVVTNPATGLTRTITADSDGNYRFPFLPVGQYTINASSSGQPVGSTRNVTVALGTTTTVDLGATNATSLGAINVTGSVLPVIDVSSTESATIVSRADLVRLPVDQNVTSVALLAPGVVKGNAGFGGISFGGSSIAENAFYVNGLNVTDFYNRNGFSEAPFAFYDQFQVKTGGYSVEFGRTTGGVVNAVARSGSNEFKGGMEVTLEPGNWHSRADDHYDASGHRYLTASRDQDSLVKTNVWASGPIVKDKLFIFAMYEARGSSPRNTNNAGTTLTSNNSDTGFWGTTIDWNVTDSNVLQLMAFSDKNKNTGDVYSYDYNSSTLGTRTNKVFSDTGGKNWALTWTSYLTNDLSMKLMYGRNEREAFTRSQLDIDCNYISANNAFRAIHDPGVQLGCTSSSTVYKRNDTRKQARADFEWTLGDHLLRFGYDHENDTSDYSRHYAGPGAYYYNLYAASAGSTISNGGVVPAGYDAYVRARRYEIAGTFTTKNAAYYIEDSWQVAPNLVLNAGVRNDSFDNQDAAGRSYIKMSRQIAPRLGFSWDMKGDGSTKLFGNLGRYFLPVANVINIKQAGGLLDERTYYAFDGWNYQTLNGVQYAIPKLGPQIGAVDNSQGDGTVGDLRSEVDKNMDPVYQDEAILGFQQLITSQWSWGVSATYRRLHNAIDDMEISATAQCGENGYIGWVMANPGKKVTVWGDTNCDGTPDGYLTVDTSKEGWAMYDASGNYLGQRGWVKPKRTYAAVELQLNRAWDEKWAMNASYTMSWNRGNAEGPVNSDTDFDDTGRTENFDDPWVNLGGDGYLPNDRRHQFKLRGTYALTPHWQLGADVNAVSGGPITGFGVGNPYDATNYHSYFICVQNCDSPVSENRVYERSPRGKYGRLPWTFTLNTGISYIQPFNGGEFRIKLAVYNLLNQKHTTAVDQDLQTSISNSTSDTFRQPLGFQSPRFTQLTMSVNF; encoded by the coding sequence ATGAGCAACACCCGGACATTGCGCAGGACCGTGCTCGGCACGGCGCTCGGACTGGCGCTCGCCGCCTTCGGCGGCCCGCAGGCGTACGCGGCCAACAACGACGGCTCGGTGGCCGGCCGCACCCAGGCCGGCGCCACCGTGGTGGTGACCAATCCGGCCACCGGCCTGACCCGCACGATCACCGCCGACAGCGACGGCAACTACCGCTTCCCGTTCCTGCCGGTGGGCCAGTACACCATCAACGCCAGCAGCAGCGGCCAGCCGGTGGGTTCGACGCGCAACGTCACCGTGGCGCTGGGCACCACCACCACGGTGGACCTGGGCGCGACGAACGCAACCAGCCTGGGCGCGATCAACGTCACCGGCTCAGTGCTGCCGGTGATCGACGTGAGTTCCACCGAGTCGGCCACCATCGTCTCGCGCGCCGACCTGGTGCGCCTGCCGGTGGACCAGAACGTCACCTCGGTGGCGCTGCTGGCGCCGGGCGTGGTCAAGGGCAACGCCGGCTTCGGCGGCATCTCCTTCGGCGGCTCCTCGATCGCCGAGAACGCGTTCTACGTCAACGGCCTCAACGTCACCGACTTCTACAACCGCAACGGCTTCTCCGAGGCGCCGTTCGCGTTCTACGACCAGTTCCAGGTCAAGACCGGTGGCTACTCGGTCGAATTCGGCCGCACCACCGGCGGCGTGGTCAACGCCGTGGCGCGTTCGGGCTCCAACGAATTCAAGGGCGGCATGGAGGTCACCCTGGAGCCCGGCAACTGGCATTCGCGGGCTGACGACCACTACGACGCCAGCGGCCATCGCTACCTCACCGCCAGTCGCGACCAGGACTCGCTGGTGAAGACGAACGTCTGGGCCTCCGGCCCGATCGTCAAGGACAAGCTGTTCATCTTCGCCATGTACGAGGCCCGTGGCAGCAGCCCGCGCAACACCAACAACGCCGGCACCACGCTGACCTCCAACAACTCGGACACCGGCTTCTGGGGCACCACCATCGACTGGAACGTCACCGACAGCAACGTGCTGCAGCTGATGGCCTTCTCCGACAAGAACAAGAACACCGGCGACGTCTACAGCTACGACTACAACAGCAGCACCCTCGGCACGCGCACCAACAAGGTCTTCAGCGACACCGGCGGCAAGAACTGGGCGCTGACCTGGACCAGCTACCTCACCAACGACCTGTCGATGAAGCTGATGTACGGCCGCAACGAGCGCGAGGCATTCACTCGCTCGCAGCTGGACATCGACTGCAACTACATCTCGGCGAACAACGCGTTCAGGGCGATCCACGACCCGGGCGTGCAGCTGGGCTGCACCAGCAGCTCCACCGTGTACAAGCGCAACGACACCCGCAAGCAGGCGCGTGCCGACTTCGAGTGGACGCTGGGCGACCACCTGCTGCGCTTCGGCTACGACCACGAGAACGACACCTCCGACTACAGCCGCCACTACGCCGGGCCGGGCGCGTACTACTACAACCTGTACGCCGCCAGCGCCGGCTCCACCATTTCCAACGGCGGCGTGGTGCCGGCCGGCTACGACGCCTACGTGCGCGCGCGGCGTTACGAGATCGCCGGCACCTTCACCACCAAGAATGCCGCGTACTACATCGAGGACAGCTGGCAGGTGGCGCCGAACCTGGTGCTCAACGCCGGCGTGCGCAACGACAGCTTCGACAACCAGGACGCCGCCGGCCGCAGCTACATCAAGATGAGCCGGCAGATCGCGCCACGGCTGGGCTTCTCCTGGGACATGAAGGGCGACGGCAGCACCAAGCTGTTTGGCAACCTCGGCCGCTATTTCCTGCCGGTGGCCAACGTGATCAACATCAAGCAGGCCGGCGGCCTGCTCGACGAGCGCACCTACTACGCGTTCGACGGCTGGAATTACCAGACCCTCAACGGCGTGCAGTACGCGATCCCGAAGCTTGGCCCGCAGATCGGCGCGGTCGACAATTCCCAGGGTGACGGCACCGTGGGCGACCTGCGCTCCGAGGTCGACAAGAACATGGACCCGGTCTACCAGGACGAGGCAATCCTGGGCTTCCAGCAGCTGATCACCTCGCAGTGGTCGTGGGGCGTCAGCGCCACCTACCGGCGCCTGCACAACGCGATCGACGACATGGAGATCAGCGCCACCGCGCAGTGCGGCGAGAACGGCTACATCGGCTGGGTGATGGCCAACCCGGGCAAGAAGGTCACCGTGTGGGGAGACACCAACTGCGATGGCACCCCTGACGGCTACCTCACCGTGGACACCTCCAAGGAAGGCTGGGCGATGTACGACGCCAGCGGCAACTACCTAGGCCAGCGCGGCTGGGTGAAGCCCAAGCGCACCTATGCCGCCGTCGAGCTGCAGCTGAACCGCGCGTGGGACGAGAAGTGGGCGATGAACGCCTCGTACACGATGTCGTGGAACCGCGGCAACGCGGAAGGCCCGGTCAATTCGGACACCGACTTCGACGACACCGGCCGCACCGAGAACTTCGACGATCCGTGGGTAAACCTGGGCGGCGACGGCTACCTGCCGAACGACCGTCGCCACCAGTTCAAGCTGCGCGGCACCTATGCGCTCACCCCGCACTGGCAGCTCGGCGCCGACGTGAACGCCGTCTCCGGCGGCCCGATCACCGGCTTCGGCGTGGGCAACCCCTACGACGCCACCAACTACCACAGCTACTTCATCTGCGTGCAGAACTGCGACTCGCCGGTATCCGAGAACCGCGTCTACGAACGCTCGCCGCGCGGCAAGTACGGTCGCCTGCCGTGGACTTTCACGCTCAACACCGGCATCAGCTACATCCAGCCGTTCAACGGCGGCGAGTTCCGGATCAAGCTGGCCGTCTACAACCTGCTCAACCAGAAGCACACCACGGCGGTGGACCAGGACCTGCAGACGTCCATCTCCAACTCCACCAGCGACACGTTCCGCCAGCCACTGGGCTTCCAGTCGCCGCGGTTCACCCAGCTGACCATGTCCGTCAACTTCTGA
- a CDS encoding N-acetylmuramoyl-L-alanine amidase: protein MRRPLMSNRLLRRATVLALVALLAACAPLPPRNPLATWVPSPNHDIRRPVLIVLHYTNQHSVQESLDTLRTKNSGGPVSSHYLIGADGHIYQLVSDQLRAWHGGPGHWGTITDINSASIGIELDNDGATPFAQAQIDSLLRLLADLTERLHIPRTQIVGHEDFAPARKDDPGPLFPWPQLAAAGFGRWPQGVLVDPPAGFDPWMALAVIGYPLDDRAAAVRAFHHHFRGMDGDQLDAQDLRILGNLVQQIESEGGG, encoded by the coding sequence ATGAGACGTCCGCTTATGTCGAACCGCCTGCTGCGCCGCGCGACCGTGCTGGCGCTGGTCGCGCTGCTCGCCGCCTGCGCCCCACTGCCGCCGCGCAATCCGCTGGCGACCTGGGTGCCGTCGCCGAACCACGACATCCGCCGGCCGGTGCTGATCGTGCTGCACTACACCAACCAGCATTCGGTGCAGGAAAGCCTGGATACCCTGCGCACGAAGAACAGCGGCGGCCCGGTGAGCTCGCATTACCTGATCGGCGCCGACGGCCACATCTACCAGCTGGTGTCCGACCAGTTGCGCGCCTGGCATGGCGGCCCGGGGCACTGGGGCACGATCACCGACATCAATTCCGCCTCGATCGGCATCGAGCTGGACAACGACGGCGCGACGCCGTTCGCGCAAGCACAGATCGACAGCCTGCTGCGCCTGCTCGCCGACCTCACCGAACGCCTGCATATCCCGCGCACGCAGATCGTCGGCCACGAGGATTTCGCGCCCGCGCGCAAGGACGATCCCGGTCCGCTGTTCCCCTGGCCGCAACTGGCTGCCGCAGGTTTCGGGCGTTGGCCACAGGGCGTGCTGGTCGACCCGCCCGCCGGCTTCGACCCGTGGATGGCGCTGGCCGTCATCGGCTATCCACTGGATGATCGCGCCGCGGCGGTGCGTGCCTTCCACCACCACTTCCGCGGCATGGACGGCGACCAGCTCGACGCGCAGGACCTGCGCATCCTCGGCAACCTCGTGCAGCAGATCGAATCCGAAGGCGGCGGCTGA